From Carya illinoinensis cultivar Pawnee chromosome 5, C.illinoinensisPawnee_v1, whole genome shotgun sequence, one genomic window encodes:
- the LOC122311618 gene encoding uncharacterized protein LOC122311618 isoform X2, whose translation MAVVLGNLALLLDLASPRTLLADRKSRPVALDVVLNLPKRSDPHASYYASIASKSFDSDGEARNKRFVPRGKTNSKVNGVDFDAGSSDEEGEEEPFDWEKEMRRRVKEIEERRELEKKAEELQSRLEDGEGEGKEETEEEKRMRVKKELEKVAKEQAERRATAQLMFELGQKAYGKGMYGRAIEFLEGALTIIPRPTLFGGEIQIWLAMAYEANNRHADCIDLYQQLEMKHPSVSIRRQAAELRYILQAPKLKISQEEMVTIPLIGSSYDSYAGTWSDKYKDKDERRSWSTTNQLPSSRDYLGDFLVWRPPSGVENSTALWVALTLWLGLVGAALFLQR comes from the exons ATGGCCGTGGTTCTCGGAAATTTAGCTCTGTTGCTTGACTTGGCCTCGCCTCGGACCCTACTAGCGGACCGCAAGAGCCGTCCGGTGGCGCTCGACGTCGTTTTGAACTTGCCGAAGAGATCCGACCCTCACGCTTCCTACTACGCTTCTATTGCTTCCAAGAGCTTCGACTCGGACGGGGAGGCTCGGAACAAGCGATTCGTTCCCCGTGGCAAGACGAATTCGAAGGTGAACGGCGTGGATTTCGATGCGGGATCAAGTGATGAAGAGGGAGAGGAGGAGCCGTTCGATTGGGAGAAGGAAATGCGGAGGAGAGTGAAGGAGATCGAGGAGAGGAGGGAGTTGGAGAAGAAAGCGGAGGAGTTGCAGAGTCGACTGGAGGATGGTGAAGGCGAGGGTAAAGAAGAGACGGAGGAGGAGAAGAGGATGAGAGTTAAAAAAGAGCTCGAAAAG GTGGCTAAGGAACAGGCGGAGCGGAGAGCTACGGCACAGCTGATGTTCGAGTTGGGCCAAAAGGCTTATGGAAAGGGAATGTACGGACGGGCAATTGAGTTTCTTGAAGGTGCCCTCACTATCATCCCTAGGCCCACACTATTTGGTGGTGAG ATTCAAATATGGCTTGCTATGGCGTACGAAGCCAATAACCGCCATGCAGATTGTATTGACCTCTACCAGCAATTGGAAATGAAGCACCCAAGTGTCAGCATCCGACGCCAAGCTGCAGAGCTTCGTTACATTTTGCAGGCACCGAAGCTAAAGATTTCCCAAGAGGAGATGGTTACTATACCGCTCATTGGTTCTAGTTATGACAG CTATGCTGGAACATGGAGTGATAAATACAAGGACAAGGATGAAAGGAGAAGTTGGTCAACAACCAATCAGCTTCCATCATCCAGAGACTATCTTGGTGACTTTCTGGTATGGCGGCCTCCTAGTGGAGTTGAGAACAGTACAGCTCTCTGGGTGGCTTTGACATTATGGTTGGGCTTGGTTGGAGCTGCCCTCTTCCTTCAGAGATGA
- the LOC122311618 gene encoding uncharacterized protein LOC122311618 isoform X1, whose protein sequence is MAVVLGNLALLLDLASPRTLLADRKSRPVALDVVLNLPKRSDPHASYYASIASKSFDSDGEARNKRFVPRGKTNSKVNGVDFDAGSSDEEGEEEPFDWEKEMRRRVKEIEERRELEKKAEELQSRLEDGEGEGKEETEEEKRMRVKKELEKVWERQVAKEQAERRATAQLMFELGQKAYGKGMYGRAIEFLEGALTIIPRPTLFGGEIQIWLAMAYEANNRHADCIDLYQQLEMKHPSVSIRRQAAELRYILQAPKLKISQEEMVTIPLIGSSYDSYAGTWSDKYKDKDERRSWSTTNQLPSSRDYLGDFLVWRPPSGVENSTALWVALTLWLGLVGAALFLQR, encoded by the exons ATGGCCGTGGTTCTCGGAAATTTAGCTCTGTTGCTTGACTTGGCCTCGCCTCGGACCCTACTAGCGGACCGCAAGAGCCGTCCGGTGGCGCTCGACGTCGTTTTGAACTTGCCGAAGAGATCCGACCCTCACGCTTCCTACTACGCTTCTATTGCTTCCAAGAGCTTCGACTCGGACGGGGAGGCTCGGAACAAGCGATTCGTTCCCCGTGGCAAGACGAATTCGAAGGTGAACGGCGTGGATTTCGATGCGGGATCAAGTGATGAAGAGGGAGAGGAGGAGCCGTTCGATTGGGAGAAGGAAATGCGGAGGAGAGTGAAGGAGATCGAGGAGAGGAGGGAGTTGGAGAAGAAAGCGGAGGAGTTGCAGAGTCGACTGGAGGATGGTGAAGGCGAGGGTAAAGAAGAGACGGAGGAGGAGAAGAGGATGAGAGTTAAAAAAGAGCTCGAAAAG GTGTGGGAGAGGCAGGTGGCTAAGGAACAGGCGGAGCGGAGAGCTACGGCACAGCTGATGTTCGAGTTGGGCCAAAAGGCTTATGGAAAGGGAATGTACGGACGGGCAATTGAGTTTCTTGAAGGTGCCCTCACTATCATCCCTAGGCCCACACTATTTGGTGGTGAG ATTCAAATATGGCTTGCTATGGCGTACGAAGCCAATAACCGCCATGCAGATTGTATTGACCTCTACCAGCAATTGGAAATGAAGCACCCAAGTGTCAGCATCCGACGCCAAGCTGCAGAGCTTCGTTACATTTTGCAGGCACCGAAGCTAAAGATTTCCCAAGAGGAGATGGTTACTATACCGCTCATTGGTTCTAGTTATGACAG CTATGCTGGAACATGGAGTGATAAATACAAGGACAAGGATGAAAGGAGAAGTTGGTCAACAACCAATCAGCTTCCATCATCCAGAGACTATCTTGGTGACTTTCTGGTATGGCGGCCTCCTAGTGGAGTTGAGAACAGTACAGCTCTCTGGGTGGCTTTGACATTATGGTTGGGCTTGGTTGGAGCTGCCCTCTTCCTTCAGAGATGA